A genome region from Erigeron canadensis isolate Cc75 chromosome 3, C_canadensis_v1, whole genome shotgun sequence includes the following:
- the LOC122592288 gene encoding glucose-6-phosphate 1-dehydrogenase, chloroplastic isoform X1 yields MATQFSPCCSSSTTFSPSSSSSLNQEAFSFTKILNFSRKSSAHKWAFKIQSRFNPKNNFELKSSNGYPLNAVSLQDVGSNNVINESLLSPIKLLRRLFLISCYHCLLAFRVGAAEKPLAKDFVLPEQTETNLSVTIVGASGDLAKKKIFPALFALFYEDCLPQTFTIFGYARTKMTDEELREMISRTLTCRIDKRENCGDKMEEFLQRCFYHSGQYNSEENFAELDTKLKQKEEGKLSNRLFYLSIPPNIFVDVVRCASSKASSKTGWTRVIVEKPFGRDSESSAELTRSLKQYLAEDQIFRIDHYLGKELVENLSVLRFSNLVFEPLWSRNYIRSVQFIFSEDFGTEGRGGYFDNYGIIRDIMQNHLLQILALFAMETPVSLDAEDVRNEKVKVLRSMRRLVLDDVVVGQYKGHSKGGKTYLGYTDDPTVPNHSVTPTFAAAALFIDNARWDGVPFLMKAGKALNTRRAEIRVQFRHVPGNLYKRNFGTDMDKATNELVLRVQPDEAIYLKINNKIPGIGMRLDRSDLNLLYSLRYPKEIPDAYERLLLDAIEGERRLFIRSDELDAAWSIFTPLLKELEAKKIAPELYPYGSRGPVGAHYLAAKYNVRWGDLAEE; encoded by the exons ATGGCTACACAATTCAGTCCTTGTTGTTCATCTTCCACCACTTTCTCACCTTCTTCCTCATCATCACTCAATCAAGAAGcattttcttttacaaaaattttgaatttcTCAAGAAAATCTTCTGCCCACAAATGGGCTTTTAAAATTCAGTCAAGATTTAATCCAAAAAACAACTTTGAACTCAAATCCTCAAATGGGTATCCTCTTAATGCAGTTTCTTTGCAAGATG TCGGTTCAAACAATGTTATCAATGAATCGCTTCTGTCTCCTATCAAACTGCTGAGACGCTTGTTCTTGATTTCCTGTTATCATTGTCTGCTGGCTTTTCGAGTAGGTGCAGCAGAGAAGCCGTTAGCAAAAGATTTCGTGTTGCCAGAACAAACTGAAACCAATTTGAGTGTGACCATTGTTGGTGCTTCAGGCGATCTTGCCAAGAAAAAGATATTTCCTGCACTTTTTGCCCTCTTTTATGAAGATTGTTTACCTCAG ACCTTCACTATATTTGGTTATGCCCGAACCAAAATGACCGATGAGGAGCTAAGGGAAATGATTAGTAGAACTCTAACTTGCAGAATCGACAAGAG AGAGAACTGTGGGGACAAAATGGAAGAGTTTCTTCAAAGATGCTTTTACCATTCTGGTCAATACAACTCTGAAGAAAATTTTGCAGAATTGGACACTAAGCTGAAACAGAAAGAG GAAGGAAAGTTGTCGAATAGGTTGTTTTACTTGTCAATACCTCCAAACATTTTTGTGGACGTGGTTCGTTGTGCCAGTAGCAAAGCTTCTTCCAAAACTGGGTGGACAAGGGTAATTGTGGAAAAACCATTTGGGCGTGACTCGGAATCGTCTGCTGAGCTAACAAGAAGCTTGAAGCAGTACTTGGCCGAGGATCAAATCTTTAG gATAGATCATTACCTGGGCAAGGAGCTAGTAGAGAATTTGTCAGTTCTTCGTTTCTCAAATCTTGTTTTTGAACCACTTTGGTCGAGAAACTACATTCGCAGtgtacaatttatattttccgaAGACTTTGGTACAGAAGGGCGAGGAGG ATATTTTGACAACTACGGAATTATCCGTGATATAATGCAAAATCACCTCCTACAAATATTAGCATTGTTTGCAATGGAAACACCTGTGAGTTTGGATGCTGAGGACGTTAGAAATGAAAAG GTCAAAGTCTTGAGGTCAATGAGGCGCCTAGTGCTCGATGATGTAGTCGTTGGTCAATACAAGGGTCATAGCAAGGGGGGGAAGACGTATTTAGGATACACAGATGACCCTACTGTCCCGAATCACAGTGTCACTCCAACATTTGCAGCAGCGGCTCTCTTCATTGATAATGCCCGGTGGGACGGTGTTCCATTTCTTATGAAAGCTGGAAAGGCCCTGAATACTAGACG GGCAGAGATAAGAGTTCAGTTCAGACATGTTCCCGGTAATCTCTACAAAAGAAACTTTGGAACAGATATGGATAAGGCTACAAACGAGCTTGTGCTTCGTGTGCAGCCTGATGAAGCCATTTATCTCAAGATTAATAACAAGATTCCTGGTATTGGAATGAGGCTCGACCGAAGTGACCTTAATTTGCTCTACAGTCTGAG GTATCCAAAGGAAATTCCTGATGCATACGAGAGGCTTTTACTGGATGCAATTGAAGGAGAAAGAAGATTGTTCATTAGAAGTGATGAGCTTGATGCTGCTTGGTCTATATTCACGCCATTGTTGAAAGAACTCGAAGCTAAAAAGATTGCACCGGAGTTGTATCCTTATGGTAGCAGAGGACCAGTCGGAGCACATTATCTGGCTGCAAAGTACAACGTCCGGTGGGGAGATCTTGCAGAAGAATGa
- the LOC122591914 gene encoding uncharacterized protein LOC122591914: MKNKTITLFFKRKNQEKQVEGTDDEEQQESKRQKASTSEPVIGLDTCNQQIPQANINEVDVSSLERDPAKRLEMWKYPVKVREQVRLAYISLGVYQPNLEVYKLRGPKNNLRRFKYACCEELDNWKKVDDGNNCPFLKHIKSSTHKKAFVFATNLVNQEAHIQNFIEKQSEEKIRKNRLRSNGTIDVVRWLTYQACALQGNDESSNSKNQGNFLELLKLLASYNDDLANVILANAPKNSKYTSSDIQQENLNIMANKVRKYIREEVGDSWFCIMVDESRDESKKEQMAIVLRFVDAKGVIRERFLDIVHVENTVAVTLKASLWNRLFNQNFDTGKIRGQGYNGSSNMSEEWNGLQALVRQYNPYAYYVHCFAHKLRLALVCVSNEVDLVHELFDKLAYVINVVCASSKRHDELRKAMAIEIKELLEFGEIKLGKGKNQVGTLRRSGDTRWGSHYNSICSLINMFGVTRAVLKGIMDNTTHDTCPQRGNAQVAYTHLKYDIEQPDMRAPYKSTQYRPRKNDLHVTFEHFYRVDLFMETLDKQIHEMDCRFNEQSVELLSLCATLCSKKINIGDIVLLVEKYYPMDFIEHERNQLRCQLETFQVERINNAKLSKAETLSDLCQTLVETGKNSMYDLVERVCRLLLTLPVSTATTEKGFSAMKIFKTRLRYKMSDDNLANSMVIYIEKEIASKFDAESIIEEFKVLKGRKAEL, from the exons atgaagaaCAAAaccataactttattttttaaaagaaagaatCAAGAAAAACAAGTAGAAGGAactgatgatgaagaacaaCAAGAGAGTAAACGTCAAAAAGCTTCAACAAGCGAACCGGTTATTGGTCTAGATACTTGTAATCAACAAATTCCACAAGCTAACATCAATGAAGTGGATGTTAGTAGCCTAGAAAGAGATCCTGCTAAACGACTTGAAATGTGGAAATATCCGGTTAAGGTACGTGAGCAAGTAAGGCTAGCATATATATCATTAGGAGTGTATCAACCTAATCTTGAAGTGTATAAGCTTAGAGGTCCAAAGAATAATCTTCGTCGATTTAAATATGCTTG TTGTGAAGAACTTGACAATTGGAAAAAGGTTGATGATGGGAATAATTGTCCTTTTTTGAAGCACATTAAATCTTCAACACACAAAAAGGCATTTGTGTTTGCTACTAATTTAGTGAATCAAGAAGCACACATTCAAAATTTCATAGAAAAACAAAGTGAAGAGAAAATAAGGAAAAACCGTTTAAGATCGAATGGTACAATTGATGTAGTTCGTTGGTTAACATACCAAGCTTGTGCTTTACAAGGAAATGATGAATCTTCCAATTCAAAGAATCAAGGTAACTTTCTTGAATTGCTAAAACTATTAGCTTCTTATAATGATGATCTTGCAAATGTTATTTTGGCAAATGCTCCTAAAAATTCCAAGTATACATCTTCCGATATTCAACAAGAAAATCTTAATATTATGGCAAATAAAGTGAGAAAGTATATACGGGAAGAAGTGGGGGATTCTTGGTTTTGTATCATGGTTGATGAGTCACGAGATGAATCCAAAAAAGAGCAAATGGCCATAGTCTTAAGATTTGTTGATGCGAAAGGGGTGATACGAGAAAGGTTCTTGGATATAGTTCATGTAGAAAATACTGTTGCGGTGACTTTAAAGGCTAGTTTGTGGAATAGACTTTTCAATCAAAACTTTGATACTGGAAAAATTCGTGGTCAAGGTTATAATGGTTCTAGCAATATGAGTGAGGAATGGAACGGATTACAGGCACTCGTTCGACAGTATAATCCTTATGCATATTACGTTCATTGCTTTGCTCACAa gTTACGACTTGCCTTAGTTTGTGTCTCAAATGAAGTTGATCTAGTACACGAGTTATTTGATAAATTAGCTTATGTAATAAATGTGGTTTGTGCTTCTAGTAAGCGTCACGATGAGTTACGAAAAGCGATGGCAATTGAGATTAAAGAATTACTAGAGTTTGGTGAAATCAAATTGGGAAAAGGAAAAAACCAGGTCGGGACATTAAGAAGGTCCGGGGATACACGTTGGGGTTCCCATTATAATTCCATTTGTAGTTTGATTAACATGTTTGGTGTCACCCGGGCTGTTCTCAAGGGAATAATGGACAACACTACTCATGATACCTGTCCTCAACGTGGAAATGCTCAAGTGGCTTATACTCACTTGAa atATGACATAGAGCAGCCCGATATGAGAGCTCCATATAAATCTACCCAGTATCGGCCTCGTAAAAATGATCTTCATGTTacatttgaacatttttaccgAGTAGATTTGTTTATGGAGACATTGGATAAACAAATACATGAGATGGATTGTAGATTCAATGAGCAATCAGTAGAGTTGTTATCTCTTTGTGCGACTTTATGTTCAAAAAAGATTAATATTGGTGACATTGTTCTTCTTGTTGAGAAATATTATCCTATGGACTTTATTGAGCATGAGAGAAATCAATTAAGATGTCAACTGGAGACTTTTCAAGTTGAAAGGATAAATAATGCCAAGCTAAGTAAGGCAGAAACCCTATCTGATCTCTGCCAAACTCTTGTAGAAACTGGGAAAAATAGCATGTATGATTTGGTTGAAAGAGTATGTCGGCTACTCTTGACACTTCCGGTTTCGACTGCAACAACAGAGAAGGGATTTTCGGCAATGAAGATATTCAAGACTCGCCTACGTTATAAGATGTCTGATGACAATCTAGCAAACAGTATGGTGATTTACATAGAAAAAGAAATTGCTAGCAAGTTTGATGCGGAGTCCataattgaagaattcaagGTTCTTAAAGGTCGAAAGGCTGAACTCTAA
- the LOC122592288 gene encoding glucose-6-phosphate 1-dehydrogenase, chloroplastic isoform X2, with the protein MATQFSPCCSSSTTFSPSSSSSLNQEAFSFTKILNFSRKSSAHKWAFKIQSRFNPKNNFELKSSNGYPLNAVSLQDGAAEKPLAKDFVLPEQTETNLSVTIVGASGDLAKKKIFPALFALFYEDCLPQTFTIFGYARTKMTDEELREMISRTLTCRIDKRENCGDKMEEFLQRCFYHSGQYNSEENFAELDTKLKQKEEGKLSNRLFYLSIPPNIFVDVVRCASSKASSKTGWTRVIVEKPFGRDSESSAELTRSLKQYLAEDQIFRIDHYLGKELVENLSVLRFSNLVFEPLWSRNYIRSVQFIFSEDFGTEGRGGYFDNYGIIRDIMQNHLLQILALFAMETPVSLDAEDVRNEKVKVLRSMRRLVLDDVVVGQYKGHSKGGKTYLGYTDDPTVPNHSVTPTFAAAALFIDNARWDGVPFLMKAGKALNTRRAEIRVQFRHVPGNLYKRNFGTDMDKATNELVLRVQPDEAIYLKINNKIPGIGMRLDRSDLNLLYSLRYPKEIPDAYERLLLDAIEGERRLFIRSDELDAAWSIFTPLLKELEAKKIAPELYPYGSRGPVGAHYLAAKYNVRWGDLAEE; encoded by the exons ATGGCTACACAATTCAGTCCTTGTTGTTCATCTTCCACCACTTTCTCACCTTCTTCCTCATCATCACTCAATCAAGAAGcattttcttttacaaaaattttgaatttcTCAAGAAAATCTTCTGCCCACAAATGGGCTTTTAAAATTCAGTCAAGATTTAATCCAAAAAACAACTTTGAACTCAAATCCTCAAATGGGTATCCTCTTAATGCAGTTTCTTTGCAAGATG GTGCAGCAGAGAAGCCGTTAGCAAAAGATTTCGTGTTGCCAGAACAAACTGAAACCAATTTGAGTGTGACCATTGTTGGTGCTTCAGGCGATCTTGCCAAGAAAAAGATATTTCCTGCACTTTTTGCCCTCTTTTATGAAGATTGTTTACCTCAG ACCTTCACTATATTTGGTTATGCCCGAACCAAAATGACCGATGAGGAGCTAAGGGAAATGATTAGTAGAACTCTAACTTGCAGAATCGACAAGAG AGAGAACTGTGGGGACAAAATGGAAGAGTTTCTTCAAAGATGCTTTTACCATTCTGGTCAATACAACTCTGAAGAAAATTTTGCAGAATTGGACACTAAGCTGAAACAGAAAGAG GAAGGAAAGTTGTCGAATAGGTTGTTTTACTTGTCAATACCTCCAAACATTTTTGTGGACGTGGTTCGTTGTGCCAGTAGCAAAGCTTCTTCCAAAACTGGGTGGACAAGGGTAATTGTGGAAAAACCATTTGGGCGTGACTCGGAATCGTCTGCTGAGCTAACAAGAAGCTTGAAGCAGTACTTGGCCGAGGATCAAATCTTTAG gATAGATCATTACCTGGGCAAGGAGCTAGTAGAGAATTTGTCAGTTCTTCGTTTCTCAAATCTTGTTTTTGAACCACTTTGGTCGAGAAACTACATTCGCAGtgtacaatttatattttccgaAGACTTTGGTACAGAAGGGCGAGGAGG ATATTTTGACAACTACGGAATTATCCGTGATATAATGCAAAATCACCTCCTACAAATATTAGCATTGTTTGCAATGGAAACACCTGTGAGTTTGGATGCTGAGGACGTTAGAAATGAAAAG GTCAAAGTCTTGAGGTCAATGAGGCGCCTAGTGCTCGATGATGTAGTCGTTGGTCAATACAAGGGTCATAGCAAGGGGGGGAAGACGTATTTAGGATACACAGATGACCCTACTGTCCCGAATCACAGTGTCACTCCAACATTTGCAGCAGCGGCTCTCTTCATTGATAATGCCCGGTGGGACGGTGTTCCATTTCTTATGAAAGCTGGAAAGGCCCTGAATACTAGACG GGCAGAGATAAGAGTTCAGTTCAGACATGTTCCCGGTAATCTCTACAAAAGAAACTTTGGAACAGATATGGATAAGGCTACAAACGAGCTTGTGCTTCGTGTGCAGCCTGATGAAGCCATTTATCTCAAGATTAATAACAAGATTCCTGGTATTGGAATGAGGCTCGACCGAAGTGACCTTAATTTGCTCTACAGTCTGAG GTATCCAAAGGAAATTCCTGATGCATACGAGAGGCTTTTACTGGATGCAATTGAAGGAGAAAGAAGATTGTTCATTAGAAGTGATGAGCTTGATGCTGCTTGGTCTATATTCACGCCATTGTTGAAAGAACTCGAAGCTAAAAAGATTGCACCGGAGTTGTATCCTTATGGTAGCAGAGGACCAGTCGGAGCACATTATCTGGCTGCAAAGTACAACGTCCGGTGGGGAGATCTTGCAGAAGAATGa